The window CAGTTGTAAATACATGTCATGGGGTTTCCTTTATAGATAACCAACACAGTTTCATAAAGAGATTTGCAGAGATTTTTTTCCTGAAGCATGCAGGATTCAAGAAGATTATAGTGGTTGACAAGAACAATTTGAGAGATTTTGAGGAAGCAAAGATTAAGAATGGGGTATATATTCCAAATGGTGTGGACATAGGGAGATTGAGATTTGATAAAGAGAAATCGGAGCGGCAAAAAAATCAAGATTTTAGATTTTTATTTGTAGGTAGATTAGAGGAGCAAAAAGGCGTCAAGTATCTTATTCATGCAGCGAGGATTTTGATAGAGCAGACGAAATTTTTTCGGGTTCTATTAGTCGGCGATGGTTCTCAACGAGAGATGCTGGAGAATTTAACAAAAGAATATAAGTTAGGGAGCTATGTGACATTTCTGGGGCGAGTAGAGGATGAGAAGTTGATAGAATTATACTGCACAAGTGATGCATTTGTATTGCCTTCACTCTGGGAAGGCTTGCCATTGACCCTGTTAGAGGCTTGGGCAGCGAGACTCCCGGTGATTGTTACAGATGTCGGTGCTATTTCAGGTATTTGTGTGGACGGTGTGAACGCGTTGATCGTGATGCCTAAGGATCCTGAGAACATAGCAGAAGCTATGTTGAGACTGGTCGAAGATGAAGAACTAAGGCGTAGATTAGGTAAAAATGGTGAGGAACTCGTGACGAGTAATTTTTCTCTGGACAAAGTGGTTATGAGCACGTTGGACCTATATAAAGAGATAGTGGCTTAGTACTTCTTACCTGTACTTCCCGTACATTGTGAATTTTTTAAGCATTCTTTCTGGCAGATATTTAGAATGTAAACCAAGCCAAAACCCCGTAGCCTCGATGAAGTGTCTGATTATAGCTTTTGGTATCCATTTGATCATAGAATGGAGATTGTATCCTGTTTGTCTCATAAAACTCAAATCCAGTATGGTCACGACCATTGCAAAGAGGGGTATTAATGGCAAATATACGTTGTTATTATCCTTGAAGACCTGCTTATGCGCGGTGCCGGCATCGAAATACCTCTTAAACAGTTGTTTTAAAGAATAGTTATGGGAATGATAAACCACCGATTCTGGTTCATATACAATCTTATATCCAGCTTCTAAGACTCTTTTCGACCAATCTTGATCTTCAGCCATTATCAGGTTTTCAGAAAAAGGGAACTTTTCCCACACATCCTTTCGTATGCAGGAACTGATATTGGAAAAGAACACGATTTTTTTGTAATGCCTTTTATATTCCCCATAATCCGTTATTTCTTTTATTTCCCTCTCGGCACCCCATGCCTTTGCAATATATCTTGCTTCAAAAGGGTCGCAGTTAGATTTTGGGATGGTTCTACTGTAAACACCGGCAACCTTCTCATCTTCAGCCGTTTCCATGTTTTTGAGAAGCGAATCCAGCCAATTCTCATTTGCAGGTATGGCATCCTGTGTGAGGTACACAAGATACCTGCCCTTTGCCAGACCTGCGCCAAGATTTCTTGTCTTCCCGTGCCCGAACTCCTCAGGCTTGATTTTTATCAGCCTTACAGGATATTTAGCAATAATTTTAAGTGTAGTGTCGGTAGAAGCGGAATCAATCACAATGACCTCATACCTGTACTTCGTTTTCTGCGTGAATATACGGGAGAGACTTTTATCAAATTCATTGCCAGCGTTTTTTGTGGGGATGATGATAGAAACATCTATTTGCATTATGTTGAACTGTATTTGTCTTTCAGATAATAAAATTAAAATAATCAAAGATTTGCGGAACGGGAACGGAAACGGAAACATAAACAAAAAACTTTATTATATTCATCTTTTCATAAGTAATTGAAA of the Methanophagales archaeon genome contains:
- a CDS encoding glycosyltransferase family 4 protein: MRILYLTKKYPDASGGDAVVVANLEEELTKKGHEVLILTSNCPEIKDKEKVFKFGLKEKATNLDRITIRRVISLIILFFWGLKYLRRLKPEVIHSHSADLGFFISLSARLHRIPVVNTCHGVSFIDNQHSFIKRFAEIFFLKHAGFKKIIVVDKNNLRDFEEAKIKNGVYIPNGVDIGRLRFDKEKSERQKNQDFRFLFVGRLEEQKGVKYLIHAARILIEQTKFFRVLLVGDGSQREMLENLTKEYKLGSYVTFLGRVEDEKLIELYCTSDAFVLPSLWEGLPLTLLEAWAARLPVIVTDVGAISGICVDGVNALIVMPKDPENIAEAMLRLVEDEELRRRLGKNGEELVTSNFSLDKVVMSTLDLYKEIVA
- a CDS encoding glycosyltransferase, which encodes MIILILLSERQIQFNIMQIDVSIIIPTKNAGNEFDKSLSRIFTQKTKYRYEVIVIDSASTDTTLKIIAKYPVRLIKIKPEEFGHGKTRNLGAGLAKGRYLVYLTQDAIPANENWLDSLLKNMETAEDEKVAGVYSRTIPKSNCDPFEARYIAKAWGAEREIKEITDYGEYKRHYKKIVFFSNISSCIRKDVWEKFPFSENLIMAEDQDWSKRVLEAGYKIVYEPESVVYHSHNYSLKQLFKRYFDAGTAHKQVFKDNNNVYLPLIPLFAMVVTILDLSFMRQTGYNLHSMIKWIPKAIIRHFIEATGFWLGLHSKYLPERMLKKFTMYGKYR